GAAGCTATTTCAAACAGTTTGTGATTTTGGTGAGGGAGAGCGTGAGAGGGAGGGGATGAgggtgggaagaagaagatggagatggagagagggtgatggtggtgggtagaggtagaggtagaggaagagggggagagaattttgtttttttcaaatTCAGGGACTAGATTGAAGTCTTAAAAACTTTTCTAACAGTCAAATGCCACGTAAGCTTCAattatgacaaaaaaaaatccaggTCAGACTTCCGTTAACGTCCGTCTGCCTTTTTTAACCTAGGGACTAGCATGAATGAATTTTGCCACTTTCAAGGACTATGGGtgacattttagaagtttaagGACCAATATGAAGGCGGctaacacattcagggaccaagttGGCTATTTACCCCGAGTGAAACAGGTTTCAAGTTGCTCATGGCTGCAGCCTTCATTACTTGACGACATGTTTCTGTTGAACCTGTAAAACTGACCTGTAACATATCATAGAAAACCTTATGGGTTGCTAGTGCCTAGCTAGTTGGTATGGAATATACAATGCACTTTCGACTTAATCAATTCTATAGAACGTTTTGGCACAAAAATTACAGCATCAATGTCCATATGTGAGGTAATTGCAGCACCAGCAAGTCAGCAACTGAGCCAAATCCGGGTACTACATTGAGCACTCCATCTGGGATACCAGCCTTGATCAAAAGGGAAAACAAGAAAAACCAGTCAGCTTATATTACCATTTATGTATTAGAATACTAAGTGCGAGCTTGGATCAGAgttgttagaattgattttcaATAGCATTGGTTTTGGTAAAATTGATTACGGTAAAAGTgagttggaacttggaagtgacgtgatttatgttCAATGATAATTGATTCTAAGATCCCAAAAGTGAAACCAAACACCATTAAGGAACTAATGTTTAATAAGAAACTCATCCAATTTGATTAACCATATACCTGCTTAGTGCTTAGCAAGACGAGCGTAAAAGAGTGATGAGAAAGGTGTTTGCTCAGCAGGCTTGAGGACCATGGTGCAGCCAGCAGACAAGGCAGGGCTGACCTTAGCAAAGAACATGATGGTTGTGAAATTCCAAGGGATATCCAACTACACCAACTGGTTCCATTAAAGTATACTACAAGTGAAGATCCTGGGAAGTTTTGCACACCCCTCCATGAATTTTATCGGCAGCGCCGGCATAGTAACGCAGGATATTGGCAGCTTCAGGGACGTCCACAGCATTACACCAACTGTATAGCTTCCCCCATCAATGGTGTCCAATGCTGCTAATTCTTCTATGCTCTGTTCAATTAGCTCTGCCAACTTCATCATAATCTTTGCTCTCCCCTGACTAACCAATATCCCATGACCACaccatatattaattaatacatgTTACTTCCTACTTGAGAAACACTGCTTTTGTTTATGTGAGAGCAATATTGTTAAtcttttaatagttttttttttaacgaatCTTTTAATAGTTGATCCTTCGACATACTCTACGTTTCATATATTTTCTATTTGAGCTGTTTTAAAAACATTTTAACCCATGAAAATCTTCTGTTCAATTAATTGTCCCAGTACTGAAATTGACATGTCACCCTGAAACACGTTGTGTGGATTGGTAACAAACTTATATGTCGCACTTTTTTTAATTGGCATGAGAAAATTTTATAGGAAAATTGTTTCGGTATAGAAAACAATAATGACGGTGATAGACCCAAAACCCTAGCGGAGGTAAGGTTTTGTAATAGTCTAGCAACCTATGTAATAAAATTCAAAAAGCCCTTTTTTTAAGGTACAAGTGTTCCTTTTTATAGGGGTATATGGAAACTCTAGGAAATAACCTAATTGAGCTATTTGGGCCTTATAAGTCTCGGCCCAACAACCCTTACAACAATTCACTCGCCCTATGCCGATTGCTACCCGGTCCCTATGCATTAGTCTCTGTTTGTTCGTCCCAAACGCCCAACACGTAAACAAGACTTTCAAAGTAGTATTTTCTTATCATTGTTTTTTGTTAGAGAAAATAAAGCGACTCATAGATATACATATCTACAAGCATTAAATTACGACTTAGGGTTAGGCTTCCATGAAACCGATATCTCATTTATTTCttaattcattttattcaaaagaaaatgatttattaaataataatcgAGCCGAGTAACAAGTCATCTCGAAAAATGGCAAACCACAACACCACAACGTGATGCCAAAAGCAAactcgacaaaaaaaaaaacaacaaacacCAAACCTAGCCATAATTTCAGGTGCAACATTCAAGATAGATTTGTTTATGGTCTTCTCCTTTCTCCATCAATGTATCATTCACTATTACCTTACTTTGGAGAATTGGAGATGGTTGCAAGGTTGATATCCTTCATGATAAATGGTTACCAAATGGGGCTCCTGTTATTTGTAGGCAGGATTTAATGGCTGAACTTGGGGTGTTTAAGGTCACTCATTTGATTGACCATGCGTCCAACTCTTGGAAGCATGACCTGGTGGATTTTATTTTCCACCCAGCTACGGTTTCCATTATTTTACAAATTTCTTTGCTTTGCATGGTGGTATTGATACTCTTATGTGGCCTGAAACTGTGGATGACAATTATTGTTCCAAATCTGGATATGTTTTTGTTCACAGGAAGGTTCTTGGTGCTTGCTCTTCAACATCTTCTCAGTCTTCGCTTCCTGCACCCTTGTGGAAGAAGTTTTGGCGTACCGATGCTCAGCCCCGTTGCAAGGAGGTGGCGTGGCGTGTGGTCTCTGGTTTGCTGCCTGTCCGTGCTTTCCTTCGCCGGAGAGGCCTTGATGTTGACCCTTTGTGCCCGTTGTGCGCCTGTGATGAGGAGACGGTATTTCATTTGTTTGTATATTGTCCTGTTGCACAGAGCTTCTGGTTTGGTTCTCCTTTATCCCTTCGGTTGCACAGGTTTGGAAACATGGAGGAATTTTTGGCTAATTTTATCCCTGCGGCAGATGATGATGCTCTTGCGGTTTGGCAGGCAGGTGTGTATGCTCTTTGGGAGACGCGTAACCGTGTTGTTTTCCAGGATGGTGAGGTGCCTGTCCCGGTTGCTGTTGTGGTACAACGCTGTTGTATGCAAGCTGCTGCTCTCGTCGTGGACGCAGCCGTGGTGCCCAGACCAAGCTCGACGCTACCATCTTCTTGGGTAAGGCCGACGCACGGAATTTACAAGCTAAATTTCGATGCAGCGGTGGCATCCACGGGGCTGGTGGGTTTTGGTTTGGTTGTGCGGGATAGGCATGGTGAGGTGCTTGCTTCTGCAGCACAACACCTCCTTCATACTTCTTCGCCAATCATGGGGGAGGCAATGGCTCTTAGGTGGTCTATGCAGCTTGCTGTTCAGATGGGTTTTCGGCGTGTGCTGTTTGAGACGGACTGTTTGCAGCTCTTCTAGCGTTGGAAGAAGCCGCCAGATGGCAGATCTTATTTAGCTAGTATTATTGCTGATTGTTTCATGTTATCtcgttttttttattatgttgACTTGTCTTTTGTTCGCCGGGGGGACAATTCTGTTGCTGATTACCTAGCTGGTAATTAGGGGTGTTCATCGGTTCGGATCAATCCGATGAAACCGACGAACCAAACCGAACCAAAGCAATTGGattggttttttttattatttggtccaaaaccgatccaaaccgataaaaaccaatgaagattggttcggttcacggtttgaaaaattaaaaaccaatgaaccgatgaaccgaaccgatgataaatatttatttacgaaatatttaatatatatatatatatatgtatttactaaagtaatttttttgaagaaataatgctcATGTTAGACTTTTTATGTTTGTTAGActtattatgtttttgttttctattattaatttgtaataGTACTAATATCAAACACCAATTTAAGCATTTCTACATTGTTAAGTAATTAAGTTGTTGATTATGGATTTGTGATTAAGTTATGGTTGGGTTATTGATTTGTCATTTTTATGCATTGTTAAGTTGTGAATCATATGTGATTGCTTtatatttaaagttgtggaATTGATATTGACAACTAAAAAAAGAAGTTGTGAAATTGATGAaccgaaccgatccaaaccgttcatcatcggttcggttcggttttgaattttttttggttaacaaTTGGTGGAAACCGAAccaatgaattttgattggatcGGTTTTCGGTTTCACCTAAAACCGGTCCAAACCAAACCGCGAACACCCCTACTGGTAATGCTTCCAATTACTCTGACATGGTTTGGTTGGAAGAGGTTCCAGTTGACGTTATTGATCTGGTTCATGCTGATGTAATGACTTCTATGCCTACTTTTGCTTAATATAATTGCAGTttccattcaaaaaaaaaaccttgttTCCCATATCCAAGTCTTGAGTAGGAAAAGAGTTCTCTTTCTACTTTCTTGATGCTCGAGATGTTGAACCTCGACCCTGTgatgaaaacaaaaataatgaaaataacATTAGTTTGTCAAACTCGGAATATTACTTTTCTTGTTATTTTGTTCTAATGTGCAATATAAAAATGCGTTTTCTTTGtgaatttttaatgaaatataCTGGTCATATGCTATAATTTTTACCTGTCTCTTTCTTGTACTCTTCCTACCATAATTGGGAGGAGGAATTTCATGAAGCACAAAATCGATTACTGCTGGTTTAGATCgaaattctttttttaaagatatgTGCTCAAAGTACTACACAAACCGTAAGATATATCAGTCATCAAAGTTAgaattatttcaatttttttgaagaAGTGTATTTGCATCAAGATTGAGCCGTGGAAAAAATATTTAGATATACAACTTTCccttaaaaatacaaaaaagttATCGTAATTTTGGATTTCATAAATAATGtaatatgatttttttgaaGTATTTGTAATCTTATCTTATAACATCTTGCTTTCCAATATTACGTTTCCTTTTTCCTACGACCCAATTGTCTAGTCTTTCCATAATATTACAAGAATAATAATTTATTGGAAGAAATTTTGTACATACATTATTGATGTCAATGCTCTTATGCCAAAAAATTATCGGAAGCTTAAAGGAGAAGTGCTTTCTTCCAATGACCTCTGTTGTCTTTTGTCGTCTTTTTTGCTTGACCTATCAACAATATCAGAAAAAGCCGCAACATTGCTGGACTCACTTTGCTCAAAAAATTTCATCGCCACACTAAACTCTTGCTCGGAGGAACTTTAATCAGGAAAATAAAGCCTATAGAAACAAGAGGTGGTAGAAATTAAATGTTGTTGGAAGAATATGTtgtatttttatgtttattatagCCTACTAATCatatatataacaaaaaaaCTGAGTGTCGTTTGAAGGGGTGCATATATTTTTTGGAAAATATGAAAATCAattatcaaaacaaaacaaaccccCGGAGGAGTACTCAAGGTTCTATATTGTAACCTATTCCTTAACGATAGAGTTACGTCCAGTCCCCGGAAAAGCCGAGATTTCAATAAGGGTGAGTGTCAAGGACTCCTCCTTACAAATATTCTTCAGCTTGCCTCCTCATGCAAGAGTATTGTTTAGCAACTGCATCTCTAGGCA
This is a stretch of genomic DNA from Lotus japonicus ecotype B-129 chromosome 1, LjGifu_v1.2. It encodes these proteins:
- the LOC130712566 gene encoding uncharacterized protein LOC130712566, with the translated sequence MWPETVDDNYCSKSGYVFVHRKVLGACSSTSSQSSLPAPLWKKFWRTDAQPRCKEVAWRVVSGLLPVRAFLRRRGLDVDPLCPLCACDEETVFHLFVYCPVAQSFWFGSPLSLRLHRFGNMEEFLANFIPAADDDALAVWQAGVYALWETRNRVVFQDGEVPVPVAVVVQRCCMQAAALVVDAAVVPRPSSTLPSSWVRPTHGIYKLNFDAAVASTGLVGFGLVVRDRHGEVLASAAQHLLHTSSPIMGEAMALRWSMQLAVQMGFRRVLFETDCLQLF